In a single window of the Danio rerio strain Tuebingen ecotype United States chromosome 20, GRCz12tu, whole genome shotgun sequence genome:
- the LOC103911210 gene encoding uncharacterized protein, protein MEAVHAEEAMEDTHSTHEEAHAVKQADEMSLPTVEISNPVVQQVRSSTRERSFTERGLEMREQEAKRQEKAFHKAYNSWKETAKDCRSTLKMFCSRENLEQIQQDIQNQCNLVHQHYEPILRNHATSPDIVNRMDACAALTAEIIDLVSKRLETIGEDYNEELVKERVRQVLNKDEYGSIFGCTKTNTVMSESSLGSGNQSKTSSKISSKRAEAEAELAAKQEQAKAMQEIHDQQAKLNKMESEWKLSEAKMLAEIKQREVEMQLKLEEERKRLHQLQVDKEVKVAAARVKVYNDLEGISQFGDKEIDSSIHRFQLNPEAELFLPQQTFKAEHEAQPSQNNVSLAQAIADSLSTHRLPVPEPMIFAGDPLKFIDWKMSFIALIERKPLPPGEKMFYLKKYLVGEARKAVEGYFYRNSEDAYHGAWKVLQDRYGNSFILQKAFRDKLMRWPKIGINDPLALRDFTDFLQGCAEAMPHIKGLSILNDCEENYKLLKKLPEWVVHKWNRIVTEELDASGDYPSFKCFTEFLQKETRIACNPITSPFMNMKNSDEKFPKRAKALSTKTDVKEFSSKGLNTSSVKSKVSCIVCKDENHSIVQCSAFGEKTIEDKKNFIQENQLCYGCLRKGHIVKKCRRRHKCGTCGRNHPTCLHEERHMVSPKPLNKTSTEVQASQEVQKVMAHALTQSSSATSSIVPVLISTVEEPQREVLTYALLDTQSDSTFILEDLLDDLNAVKQPVQLRLSTMTAVDTITASNRVCGLQVRGLQAANSIQLRQAYTRDFIPVDKSYIPTKSTALEWPHLKHLANQLPSLQNCEVGLLIGYDCPSALAPLEVIIGHENEPFAQRTELGWSIIGLSNPHLDRQGNQSFVHRVAVKEIFVPSPNDVLKILESDFNEKGYEDKSVSQEDVRFIQHLSTNIKQKDNGHYELPLPFKSISQPSLPNNRRLAVARLQQLKKKLKSNKQYSDDYKVFMKEVVDKGDAELAPEISEGETVWYIPHHGVYHPQKPGKLRVVFDCSAKFSGISLNDTLLTGPDLINSLVGVLCRFRKELVAVTCDIEKMFHQFLVPPDERNYLRFLWWEDGDWEKEPQDYRMTVHLFGATSSPGCANFGLKYLAQQYEVKHPTASEFVKRNFYVDDGLASVRSIDEAKELITDAQALCKQGGLRLHKFNSNKEDVLCCIDPSERDIVSKPLNLNPEATPTGRVLGVQWSTRDDNFQFNINYKDQPSTRRGILSVISSLFDPIGFVAPFILQGKCILQELCRKNIGWDDQLPEDMYSRWEDWKGGLQRLKEVVIPRCYHPDTFNEIIETELHHFSDASNIGYGACSYLRFKNDKGKVHCSLVMAKARVAPTKVTSIPRLELAAAVLSAKISVMLKTELEMKIDREFFWTDSQVVLAYINNEARRFHVFVANRVQLIRDITDPSLWYYINTLENPADHASRGFHASDIATSTWLRGPKFLWEQEVNPTPHTSANLLVGDPEVKPVQTFVTTVSDSSDILSRFRRFSCWSMLLKVVARIKRLGLKKKCSTDHITVEERQRAAEVVIKLMQQEAFSKEMRMIENGNALPNSSALYQLDPVLDKGLLRVGGRLKKSSLSQDLKHPVILPRDSYITKLILSHYHAKICHQGRTQTQMQLRMNGFWVIGGSKSVAKLIHKCVQCRRLRRPTEEQRMAELPKERVEVSAPFTFCGMDCFGPFVVKRARKEYKRYGLIFTCLSSRAVHIEMIEDLSTDAFINALRCFISLRGAVCKLYCDQGTNFVGARNEFKDCLKQVDIKTLEVFLAEKQCEFAFNAPSASHTGGVWERQIRTVRSVLNATIALCPGRLDDASLRTLFYEAMAIVNSRPLTVDGINDPNSLEPLTPNHLILMKSDVALPPPGKFVKEDMYATKRWRRVQYLVEQFWSRWKKEYLLNISTRQKWHTPRRNLRVNDVVIIKEDMLPRSQWQLGRVVETVKESDGFVRRVKVRVAERKLTNKRNQTPKLSIIERPIQKLVVLLEED, encoded by the coding sequence ATGGAAGCTGTACACGCTGAAGAGGCTATGGAAGATACACATAGTACACATGAAGAAGCGCATGCAGTCAAACAAGCAGATGAAATGTCACTCCCAACAGTAGAAATAAGCAACCCAGTTGTGCAGCAGGTCAGATCAAGCACACGTGAAAGAAGCTTCACAGAAAGGGGTCTGGAAATGCGTGAACAGGAAGCCAAGCGACAAGAGAAAGCTTTCCATAAAGCTTATAACAGTTGGAAAGAGACTGCAAAAGATTGTAGATCAACATTAAAAATGTTCTGTTCACGTGAGAATCTAGAACAAATTCAGCAAGACATTCAAAATCAATGTAATCTAGTCCATCAGCATTATGAGCCAATATTGCGTAACCATGCTACATCTCCAGACATTGTCAATCGTATGGATGCTTGTGCTGCACTGACTGCTGAAATTATTGATCTTGTGAGTAAGCGGCTGGAGACAATAGGTGAAGATTACAATGAAGAGCTTGTGAAGGAAAGAGTGAGACAAGtcttaaataaagatgaatatggATCAATCTTTGgatgcacaaaaacaaacacagtgaTGTCAGAGTCATCGTTAGGATCAGGTAATCAGTCAAAGACCTCTTCCAAGATATCAAGTAAGCGAGCTGAAGCAGAAGCTGAACTTGCAGCAAAACAAGAGCAAGCTAAAGCTATGCAGGAAATCCATGATCAACAAGCAAAGCTTAATAAAATGGAGAGTGAATGGAAGCTTTCTGAAGCTAAAATGCTAGCAGAAATAAAGCAAAGAGAGGTAGAAATGCAGCTAAAGCTTGAAGAAGAAAGAAAACGGCTGCATCAGTTGCAAGTAGACAAGGAAGTAAAAGTAGCAGCAGCTCGTGTGAAAGTGTACAATGATCTTGAAGGGATCAGTCAATTTGGTGATAAAGAAATAGATTCTAGCATTCACAGATTTCAgttaaacccagaagctgaatTGTTCTTGCCTCAGCAAACATTCAAGGCAGAGCATGAAGCCCAGCCATCTCAGAATAATGTTTCTTTAGCTCAAGCAATAGCAGACTCACTAAGCACACATCGACTGCCTGTGCCTGAACCCATGATCTTCGCTGGTGATCCATTGAAATTCATAGATTGGAAGATGTCCTTCATAGCTCTTATAGAAAGAAAGCCCCTCCCACCTGGTGAGAAGATGTTCTATCTTAAAAAGTACCTTGTTGGAGAAGCTCGTAAGGCTGTGGAGGGATATTTCTATAGAAATTCAGAGGATGCATACCATGGAGCATGGAAGGTCCTGCAAGATAGATATGGGAATTCATTCATACTACAAAAAGCCTTTAGAGACAAGCTGATGAGGTGGCCCAAAATTGGAATAAATGACCCACTTGCACTGCGAGACTTCACAGATTTCCTGCAAGGATGTGCTGAGGCAATGCCACACATTAAGGGATTATCTATTCTAAATGACTGTGAAGAAAACTACAAGCTACTAAAGAAACTTCCTGAATGGGTTGTACACAAGTGGAATCGAATTGTGACGGAAGAATTAGATGCATCAGGGGACTATCCAAGTTTCAAGTGTTTTACAGAGTTCTTGCAAAAGGAAACTAGAATAGCTTGTAACCCCATTACTTCCCCATTCATGAATATGAAAAATTCAGATGAAAAGTTCCCCAAGCGAGCTAAGGCGCTCAGTACAAAGACTGACGTGAAAGAGTTCAGTTCTAAAGGGCTTAATACATCTAGCGTAAAGTCAAAAGTATCATGCATTGTCTGTAAAGATGAAAACCACAGCATTGTCCAATGTTCTGCATTTGGAGAAAAAACCATTGAAGACAAGAAGAACTTCATTCAAGAAAATCAGCTCTGTTATGGGTGTCTCAGGAAAGggcacattgtaaaaaaatgcagaagaCGACATAAGTGTGGAACATGTGGCCGCAATCACCCCACATGCTTACATGAAGAAAGACATATGGTGTCTCCAAAACCATTAAATAAAACTTCAACAGAAGTACAAGCAAGTCAGGAAGTTCAGAAAGTTATGGCCCATGCACTCACACAAAGCTCTTCTGCTACTTCCAGTATTGTGCCAGTCCTTATTTCAACAGTGGAAGAGCCTCAAAGGGAAGTACTCACTTATGCGCTACTGGACACGCAGAGTGActcaacattcattttggaagaTCTTCTTGATGATCTAAATGCAGTCAAGCAACCAGTTCAACTTAGATTAAGCACTATGACAGCTGTGGATACTATAACGGCAAGTAACAGGGTTTGCGGTCTGCAAGTTAGAGGACTCCAAGCAGCAAACTCCATTCAGTTACGGCAAGCATATACAAGAGACTTCATTCCTGTTGATAAGTCCTATATCCCAACGAAGAGCACAGCACTGGAGTGGCCTCACCTAAAACATCTGGCCAATCAATTGCCATCACTGCAGAACTGCGAAGTCGGATTATTAATCGGATATGACTGCCCTTCAGCTCTAGCTCCCCTTGAAGTTATAATTGGTCATGAAAATGAACCATTCGCACAAAGAACTGAACTTGGTTGGAGCATTATAGGTCTCTCTAATCCACACCTAGACAGGCAGGGAAATCAGAGCTTTGTCCACAGAGTTGCAGTCAAGGAGATATTTGTTCCATCACCCAATGATGTCTTGAAAATTCTTGAGTCAGATTTTAATGAGAAAGGTTATGAGGATAAAAGTGTGTCTCAAGAGGATGTTCGTTTCATTCAACATCTCAGTACCAACATCAAACAGAAGGATAATGGACATTATGAACTTCCCCTCCCTTTCAAGAGTATCAGCCAACCATCACTGCCAAATAATAGAAGGCTGGCAGTTGCCCGGCTGCAGCAATTGAAGAAAAAGCTCAAATCTAACAAGCAATATTCGGATGACTACAAAGTCTTCATGAAGGAAGTCGTTGACAAAGGTGATGCTGAACTAGCCCCTGAGATATCAGAAGGAGAGACTGTATGGTATATTCCACACCACGGAGTATACCACCCTCAGAAACCAGGTAAGCTGAGGGTTGTGTTCGACTGTTCAGCTAAGTTTAGTGGTATATCTCTAAACGACACTCTGTTGACTGGGCCTGATCTAATAAATTCATTAGTTGGAGTACTCTGCCGCTTCAGAAAGGAGCTAGTCGCAGTCACCTGTGATATAGAAAAGATGTTTCACCAGTTCCTTGTTCCTCCAGACGAACGTAATTATCTGAGGTTCTTATGGTGGGAGGATGGAGACTGGGAGAAAGAGCCTCAAGACTATCGCATGACAGTCCATCTCTTTGGCGCTACATCGTCTCCTGGGTGTGCCAATTTCGGTTTGAAGTACCTGGCACAGCAGTACGAAGTTAAACACCCAACAGCTTCAGAGTTTGTTAAAAGAAACTTCTATGTAGACGATGGGCTAGCCAGTGTTCGTTCAATTGATGAAGCCAAGGAACTAATTACTGATGCTCAAGCACTCTGTAAACAAGGAGGTTTACGGCTTCATAAATTCAACTCCAATAAGGAAGATGTTCTCTGCTGCATAGACCCATCTGAAAGGGATATTGTCTCTAAACCTCTCAATTTAAACCCTGAAGCAACACCAACAGGACGTGTACTTGGTGTTCAGTGGTCAACAAGGGATGACAATTTTCAATTCAACATCAACTATAAAGATCAGCCATCGACCCGCCGTGGAATCTTGTCTGTCATTAGTTCCCTGTTCGACCCAATTGGGTTTGTGGCACCCTTTATTCTTCAGGGAAAGTGCATCCTGCAGGAACTATGTCGGAAAAACATTGGATGGGATGATCAGCTACCAGAAGACATGTATTCACGGTGGGAGGATTGGAAAGGTGGACTTCAAAGGCTTAAAGAAGTTGTCATACCAAGATGTTATCACCCTGACACCTTCAATGAGATCATTGAAACGGAGCTGCACCACTTCTCCGATGCGAGCAACATTGGATATGGAGCTTGCTCTTATCTTCGTTTCAAAAATGACAAAGGTAAAGTGCACTGCAGTTTGGTAATGGCAAAGGCTAGAGTCGCACCTACAAAAGTCACAAGTATACCAAGACTGGAACTTGCGGCGGCTGTTCTATCTGCAAAGATAAGTGTCATGCTAAAGACAGAGCTTGAAATGAAGATTGACAGAGAATTCTTTTGGACAGATTCACAGGTTGTTTTGGCTTATATTAATAACGAAGCAAGACGGTTTCATGTATTCGTTGCTAACCGTGTGCAACTCATAAGGGACATTACAGATCCAAGCCTGTGGTACTATATTAATACCTTAGAGAACCCGGCTGATCATGCTTCTCGAGGGTTTCATGCCTCTGACATTGCTACTTCAACCTGGTTAAGAGGTCCCAAATTTCTGTGGGAACAAGAAGTGAATCCAACACCACATACCTCTGCCAATTTGCTTGTTGGTGACCCCGAAGTTAAACCAGTCCAAACATTTGTGACCACAGTTAGTGACAGTTCCGACATTTTAAGTCGTTTCAGACGATTTTCTTGCTGGTCAATGCTTCTGAAGGTTGTGGCAAGGATAAAAAGACTTGGATTGAAAAAGAAATGCTCCACTGACCATATAACTGTTGAGGAGCGTCAGAGAGCTGCTGAAGTGGTGATCAAGCTCATGCAGCAGGAAGCATTTTCCAAAGAAATGAGAATGATTGAAAATGGGAATGCTCTTCCAAATTCTAGTGCGTTGTATCAACTGGATCCTGTTTTGGACAAAGGTCTTCTTCGGGTAGGGGGAAGATTGAAGAAGTCATCACTCAGTCAAGACCTCAAACATCCTGTGATTCTACCAAGGGATAGTTACATCACCAAGCTAATTCTGTCACATTATCATGCCAAAATTTGCCATCAGGGTCGAACTCAAACTCAAATGCAGCTTAGAATGAATGGATTCTGGGTCATTGGAGGTAGCAAATCAGTTGCTAAGCTGATACACAAGTGTGTGCAGTGTCGAAGACTTAGACGACCGACAGAAGAACAACGAATGGCCGAACTTCCCAAGGAGCGTGTCGAAGTATCTGCTCCCTTTACATTTTGTGGCATGGACTGTTTTGGGCCATTTGTCGTGAAGAGAGCTCGCAAAGAATACAAGCGATACGGTCTAATATTCACTTGTTTGTCATCTCGCGCAGTTCATATTGAAATGATTGAAGATTTGTCCACAGATGCCTTCATCAATGCATTGAGATGCTTTATAAGCCTCAGAGGAGCAGTTTGCAAACTTTATTGTGATCAAGGTACAAACTTTGTCGGGGCCAGGAACGAATTCAAAGATTGCCTGAAACAAGTCGACATCAAAACTCTGGAAGTCTTTCTCGCAGAGAAACAATGTGAGTTTGCCTTTAATGCTCCTTCTGCAAGTCACACTGGAGGTGTCTGGGAACGACAAATACGAACTGTGCGCAGTGTACTTAATGCCACAATTGCACTGTGTCCTGGTAGACTTGACGATGCTTCACTTAGAACATTGTTCTATGAGGCAATGGCCATAGTTAACAGTCGCCCGCTTACAGTAGATGGCATTAATGATCCAAATTCACTAGAGCCTCTAACTCCAAACCACCTAATACTTATGAAGTCTGATGTTGCACTTCCACCTCCAGGAAAATTTGTTAAAGAAGACATGTACGCTACAAAAAGATGGCGAAGAGTCCAATACTTGGTTGAGCAATTTTGGAGTCGCTGGAAGAAGGAATACTTGCTTAACATTTCAACACGCCAAAAGTGGCACACTCCTCGCAGAAACCTCAGAGTAAATGATGTTGTAATAATCAAAGAGGATATGCTCCCAAGAAGTCAATGGCAGTTGGGCAGAGTGGTTGAAACTGTCAAAGAGAGTGATGGATTTGTGAGACGAGTAAAGGTACGAGTAGCAGAACGAAAGCTCACTAACAAACGTAATCAGACCCCCAAGCTCTCAATCATTGAAAGACCGATTCAGAAATTAGTTGTACTTCTTGAAGAAGACTGA